ttGGGGATCTCTTCTGGGGCAGCACAGGAGTCCAAGGGCAGTCCCAGTTCTGCCATCAGCTCACTGTGTTCCCACCCTCACCTGGGTCTCAGCTTCCCCAGTCTGGTGAGATGTCTCTCTGAGGGTCCTCTGGCCCTGGCAGCCTGGCAGGGCCGTCACACAAGCCCATTACTCAGGGCAAATATACCCCAGCCCCCTCCCTGACACCCCTTGCCCCCAGCCTCAGGGTGTGCCAGGCAGGGAAAAAGGTTGAGATGGAGATTGAATCTATTAGCCACCCTATCTTCCTTACTCCTCCAAACCTACCTCCATGTGAAGCCTGGTTTTAGCCAAACagagaaatattcaaataaagacaaaaggtTGTTGCATTGTCTTATCTGCACAGGCTGTTCCATTTAGTGATGGGGAGCCCTGAGGGTGGGGCCCCATGGAGAAGGGTCAGAGAATACCCAGTCAGGTGGGGTTCTGCTGGGGAGGtgtttggaggagggagaggaatcTGCAGATCGCTGCCAGCTCACAAGGTGTCACTGGATGGGCGTGTGCTTACCAAGGTTCATGGGCCAGGAGCTGCCTCACCCAGGCCCCCAAATCTACCCTTTCCAGAGCTGCTCCAGCTTTGTACTCTAGCCTCTACTGCCCATACCTATCCTCCTGTCCAACCCCTGACTGAGATCTGAGGCCTttccaggcccaggcccagctgGGGACGTACAAGCAAGTGGCTCCAGGGACTCAGTCAGGAGCAGGGCAGGCTGGCTGGAGACAAAACCAGTTCAGCAGAGCCTGGTTCTGGCCAGGGTCCCAGTCTCCCCCCGGCACTCCTCCCTCCAAGGGAGTGAGAGACAGCAGGGGCCCAGCGAGGCACAGGCTTGGGGCAGGGCCCCCTCCTCCCTGCAGTGCAAGCCCAGCTGACAGATGCCAAGGTGCTATTTGCTCACTGCTAGGAGCAAACTTTCTTCTGGACAACAAAATTGCTGAGGGCAGAAGGCAGCAGTACAGGGTAGCAGTTAACCCTTGGTGGTCTGGGTGGTGCTGGCTCCCCTGCTGTTTCCTGGAAGCCAGGCCTCAGAGGATAAGGGTGAAAGAGGACCAAGGGTGCTGACCAGTCAGGAAGCCGGAGGGCTGGAGGGGCAGAGAGAGCCCCGTTCTTGTGGAAAGACAGGTATGAGTTATTCTGTCGATCAGCTGTGTGACCATCAGCAAGTCACTGAACcactctgagcctcggtttcatcatctgcaaaatgggggagTGGCCCCTACTTCATAGTGTTGTTGGGAAGATAAATGACAAAGCATCTGGCACAGTAGACCATAAGGACACTGAGCCGGGTGATAAATGGGAGGGAAGTGGGAGGAAGCTGGATGAGTTGCTTTGCCCAGGAGAGTGGGTGGCGGGTCCTGGTCACCCCCAGCATGCCCACAGACACCAATGCACGCCCTCTTCCATCACGCACGGGGGTCTCACACCCACTCACAGGAGCTCACGTCTTCACAGATGGTACTGCTGAGGCCTTCAGGAAACAGAAATGGGAGCCGACCAACCTCTCTTCCACCATGTTAGCTGCAAAGCCCTGCTCTGCAACAGAGCAAAAGGATGTGAAAGATAATTTCCCCATTTGGGTCCTGCATGAAGAACCTCTTTAGCACCAGCCTCACCACCCGCTTCTCAGCCTGAACAGGGATAGGGAAGATAAGGTGGCTGTTTTAGCCCCTCCTTGACTTTGAAGCCTCACTATCTGTCTCCCAGAAGCATCCACCAGTCAATTATCCCTTTCCCTTTAGGCTCAGCCCAAAGccacctcctccagaaagcctcCCTTGACTACTCCAGGCCCTGTGACCACAACCACATTTGACCATTGATGACCTTGGGGCTGTGCCATTCACGGCGCAGACACTGGGACATGTCAGTTCTCTAGTATCTTTATTATCCATTCCTGGGGGCACTCCTGGCTCCCCAACTCAGGGGTGCAGATGTCTCCCTGCACCGTGCCAGGTGTGGTGCGGATTGGGAGGCAGGGGGATGGAGCAGAGAGAGCCCTGGACTGCCTGTGGCCTTGGTCGAGTCACTGCCCTTCTGTAGGCTCTGCTCTGGAAATGCTGGGGTCAGAGGCAGGTGGAGGGGTCCTTTGTTGGGGAGCAGCCCTGGCTCCCTCTGTCCTCCAGGGAAGCAGCTGGGCCTGAGGAGGAAGCACCCCTGCCCTGGGGTCCCGAAGGCCCCAGAGGGCCCATATCCCCCTGAGAGCAGCAGCCGCCCCTCCCTGACCTTGGGCTCTGGAAGGTCAGAGCAGCAGAGCAGGCTGCCCGTTTCCCCCCAGCTCAGGGCCTggctgaggcagggcaggcaggagggaggccCCTGAGGGCGGGTTTcaggccctgggccaggcacTCAGATGGGGTGCACGAACTGGTAGACGAGGCGCTGGGAGATGTCTGGCTTCCGGATGATGCCCTTCTTGTAATACTGGCGGATGGAGCGGCTTAGCTTGTCATAGTTCATGGCGGGACGGTTCTTGCGGATGCCCCACAGCCGGGCCACCTGGGCTGAGTCCTCAATTTTGAAGATGCCTGGAAGAGTAGGAGGGCCCCGAGAGAGCCAGCGGTTTGAGTGAgttggcaggaaggagaaagacGCAGACCACCAGGTCAGCCTCATGGCAAACCAAGAGACCCCGTGCAGAGGCCTCCTTCTGCTCGGGCGGGGCTGGGTATTGGGACCCGAATGCCTACTCTCAAGGTGCAGTTGTGGTGAGGGTTAAAGAGATGTGTGCAAAGCAGGTGCCACAGGGCCCAGTGAATGGCAGAGAATACTCTGGAGTCACAAACTTCCCGGCACAGGTGAGTCTGTGTACCTTAGTGGGTTCCCTGGGGCCTGCAGGCCTGGCCCTTGCCAGCCTCTGCTCCTGTGTGGGGTTTGCATGCCCTAATCCAAAGTCCTGTGTGGCTCCCAGCAGTGCCCACGGCTCACTTGGCAAGAGCACTCCTCCCCCATTACAGGCGTCCCTGTGGTTCCCAAGCCTGAAACAACATCTTTGCTATTCCCAGGCAGTTTCGGCCTGCGCAGGCCTTTCTGGCGGGATTAATTAATACGAGACAGTGGAGGGAGAGTCGATTTGGAGCTCGTTCCAGGAGCTGTGCTGTACTAAAGCTCCTAAGTGAGACAGAGTCTAGCAGGAGACAGATATGGACACGAATTGCACACAGACCCCCCAGGGCCATCTCATGAGAGCTGCGTATTTGGCATCCAGGACAAAGGTGGAGATCAGCTTCACCCCTCCGCCCGCCCCTGCCCCcatgcacagtgcctggcaggaGCCCCCACAACCTCCATGCTCACTGGCCCTGCAGTGCCCCTTGGGCACCCTGCTCACCCTTCTCCTTGTTGAGCCACCTAATGAAGCGGCCATAGCTGTGGGGCTTGAGTAGCAgctccttgaggaactgccacaggTGGATGGGCTGCCCGGAGCATGACGAGTCCACCTCGCTGTCGGTCCAGCTTTCCTCACTGGTCGAGGCTGGGTGGCCAGGGAGGGTGGCAGTGAGTGGGAAGGGGAGGCCAGTCCCTGCTTCAGTGGCAGCCACTCCTCCACCCCACCCgagcccccgcccccaccctgcccctgcctggctcACCGCAGTAGTGAATCGCCCCAGGTGAAGTCCGCTCTTTCATCCAGGCCGCTGCAGGGCAAGGAGAGGGGGTTGGGGACCCAGGAcaggtggaggaggggaggcGTTTGGGTGGGACTGTGGGGCCACAGGAGCCCCTTTGTGGCTGGGGGTTGCCCCTGAGGCTCCCTGCCACAGTCCCTGCCTCCTGCCAACCTGGGGAGGCAAGCTGGTTACAAGAAGCTGCTTCCTGGAAGAAAATTCAGGATTTCAGAGCTGGGAGGGGCCATAGAGGGCTTGCATGCATCCGCTTGTTCAGATGAGGACATCTGACATGGGGGCttgctggggctggggcagggcacTGGTCTCTGACAGGGTCATATGAGTGGGCCCTGTTTCTACTCCTTGACTCATCGAGCAGGCACCATCTCCTCCAAAGCACCCGGCCCTGTGCAGCCAGCAGTGGGTGCCCAATGAGATTGAGACAATTTAGACACTCGGGCTGACGCACAGCCATTAGAAACTTAGGGCAggccgggcgtggaggctcatgcctgtagtcccagcacttcaggaggctgaggtgggtggattgctcgagcccaggagtttgagaccagcctggccaacatggcgaaaacccgtctctaccaaaaaatacaaaagtgagcagtgtggtggtgcacctgtagactcagctactcaggagattggggtgggaggatccAGTGAAaccaggaagtcgaggctacaatgagctgtgactgtgccactgtactccagcctgggcaacagagtaagaccctactcaaaaaacaaaaactaaaattaaaacaggGCTGCTGTGTACAGACTGACAGGGGCAATACCCAAGACATACTGTGGTATGCAGAGCAGTGTAATACTCTGCTACTATTTatgtcaaaaaaaataagaagaagaagaactgaatatatgtatatgtgcttGAATATTCATAGACTTTCCCTGGAGAGATACTCAAGAAACTGGTAAGAGTAGTTGCCTCTAGGGAGGGGGTTGGAAGCTGGGGGTCAGGAGCAGGAGGGAGAAACTGTTTATGGTACACTGCTTTTCACTATGGTCTATTCTATAACATGcacatttattacttatttaataaaaaacaaacaaacaaaaaacaaaattttaaaaggaaaaaggactTCCTAGTATCCATGGTTGCCCCAGCTCTGACACCCTGCATCCTCACAGTCTGACTTCTACCTTTTAAcctcccaggtgctctgtcccacaGCTCTCGGGCCTTGACCAGGACTGGGAGTGGGTTGGGGTGAGGAGTGCACCAGGATCCAGGAGGCAGCTCAAACTGGGGTTGAGATTCAGAGTGGAGTCCAGCTGGGGGCCAAGGGGCTGCTGCCCCAGCAGAGAGCAAACTCCTGGCCAGCATCCTGTCCCTGGCTTGGAGCCTCAGAGAGGCTGCTGCCACCCATGCCACATCCTACCTGACTTCCAGATGTCCAGGTGGGCGTGCAGCACATCCCCGCCCAGGGGCGAGCGCTGGCGGAACTGCTCCTCCGACATGGcgcacagctccttgccagccaGCTCCTGGAACGCCTTGCCCACGGGGGGCAGCCGGTATTGGTGCTCTGTCCACAGGAGCCACTTCTGCACATTGCCGGGACTCCAGTCCACGGGATCTGGGCAAGAGGCATCCCCTCAGCTCAGGGGTGGCCTGAGAGCACCACCCCAAATATGGCCCCCCCTACTGTGATGGGGCACCCACGGGAACCTGTGGCCTGAGACCTTGTGCTCCTGGGGGTGGGTGTAGGTCAGCCCCTGAGGGCCCCTGTGGAAGTGGGTACCCAAGAAGAGAGTGGGACGAGAGGAAGGAACCAGGGCCCTAAAAAATGAACTTGGTTCAGGGCAGGGTAACCTGGTGCATCTATACTGCCCACATCACTCAGGCCTTGGATCCTCCCAGATCCCTCCAGCCTCTCCAAAGGACCTTTCGAGGGAGCCCCCGACCCGGAGGGACAGTGACACTCTACCAGAAACACCTGGGCTTCTCCATCAGGTACTTCTTGCCTTTCCCAAACCCCTTAAGGAACCAGAGAAACACCCATCTGGGAATTAGTCTTAGAACCCCACCATTCCCTCCAGCCCCTgtatcttacagatgaggaaactgaggcacagggcacTCTATCCCCTTGTCCTCCACGGAATAAAGGGCTGGATGCACAGGAGCTGCTCCATGCACGTGTTAAATAAGTAAATGGCAGGGCACAGGGTGGTCATGGGGCAGCCACAGGCCCCAGAGGCCAGGAGGGGAGCCCTCGGCTAGGTCCTAGATATCCCCCTGGGGTGCTCCTCTGGGGTGAGCCTCATAGGCCTATAGGTGGGGGATAGGCTGGTGGGCATGGTCACAATAGGGCCTCCAAGTGAACACCATGGTCCAGCCAGTGTCCCAGCTGAGTGATCTGCAGGCTGGGCTGCCCCCACTTAATAAGCCCATTTTCCTCCCCGAGGTCAAAGCCATTTGTTTCTGTTCCCATTGTTCAGGGAGCAGGGCCTCCCTAGcctgtgggtggggaggaggtCTGTGGGAGAACTCCTGGAGTTGGCCTGGCATGGGCATTGGGAAACTGGAGGACTGGGGCATCAGCAGGAGCAGCTTCAAATGAGGACATCGAAGGGGCAGCTTTGGGGCCAGGGGCCAGGCCTGAGGAATGCGTGAAGACCCCTGCTTCCCAGGGAAAGGTGCACAGAGTTGAGTGCTACAGTGTCAGGGCCTGAAGACCGAGGGACATCACGCCTTCCAGGTCTGGCTGACAGACACATGTATGCCAGGCCCTGGGAGGTCCCCTCCTCATCGGGGCCTTTCGTCCCACCAGACCAGTGACacatttctctatttatttgtgATCTGTTTCCCTCACTATAATGTCAGCCCTATGAACACAGGGACTTTGTGTTCTGTTCGCCACTCAATTCCCCAGTCCTAGAATAAGGCTTGGCATATTAGGAACTGCTTTTTGGCCCAGAGAGGTaacacatgcctgcaatcccagcactttgggaggtcaaggcagacagatcacctgaggtcagaagtttgagaccagcctggccaacatggtgatatcctcgtctctactaaaaatacaaaaattagctgggtgtggtggtgggcacctgtaatcccagctactcaggaggctgaggcaggagaatcgcttgaacccagaggcagaggtggcagtgaactgagatcacgccactgcattccagccttggtgacagagcgagatcctgtcaaaaaaaaaaaaaaaaaaaaaaaatagaggccgggcgcagtagctcacgcctgtaatcccagcactctgggaggccgaggtgggtggatcacgaggtcaggggatggagaccatcctggctaacacggtgaaaccccatctctactaaaaatacaaaaattaactgggcgtggtggtggtcgcctgtagtcccagctactcaggaggctgaggcaggagaattgcatgaaccccggaggcagagcttgtagtgagccgagattgcaccattgcactccagcctgggcgactgagcgagactccgtctcggaaagaaggaagaaggaagaaggaggaagaaatgctTCTTGTTGAACAACTGTTTATTGAGCATCAATTATGTTCAAGGTGCTATCCTAGCATCTGGGGATGGAGTGATgaacaaaacacatgaaaatccCTGCCTTTGTGGAGTGTGCATTCCAGTGGAGGACACAGAGAGTGAGTGAGATCAATAGATATGGTGCGGCA
This is a stretch of genomic DNA from Rhinopithecus roxellana isolate Shanxi Qingling chromosome 4, ASM756505v1, whole genome shotgun sequence. It encodes these proteins:
- the SPDEF gene encoding SAM pointed domain-containing Ets transcription factor isoform X2; protein product: MGSASPGLSSVSPSHLLLPPDTVSRTGLEKVAAGAVGLERRDWSPSPPATPEQGLSAFYLSYFDMLYSEDSSWAAKAPGASSREEPPEEPEQCPVIDSQAPGGSLDLVPGGLTLEEHSLEQVQSMVVGEVLKDIETACKLLNITADPVDWSPGNVQKWLLWTEHQYRLPPVGKAFQELAGKELCAMSEEQFRQRSPLGGDVLHAHLDIWKSAAWMKERTSPGAIHYCASTSEESWTDSEVDSSCSGQPIHLWQFLKELLLKPHSYGRFIRWLNKEKGIFKIEDSAQVARLWGIRKNRPAMNYDKLSRSIRQYYKKGIIRKPDISQRLVYQFVHPI
- the SPDEF gene encoding SAM pointed domain-containing Ets transcription factor isoform X1 — translated: MGSASPGLSSVSPSHLLLPPDTVSRTGLEKVAAGAVGLERRDWSPSPPATPEQGLSAFYLSYFDMLYSEDSSWAAKAPGASSREEPPEEPEQCPVIDSQAPGGSLDLVPGGLTLEEHSLEQVQSMVVGEVLKDIETACKLLNITAGLGSDGTIRMRPSLTPPLKLLPMSTGHDPVDWSPGNVQKWLLWTEHQYRLPPVGKAFQELAGKELCAMSEEQFRQRSPLGGDVLHAHLDIWKSAAWMKERTSPGAIHYCASTSEESWTDSEVDSSCSGQPIHLWQFLKELLLKPHSYGRFIRWLNKEKGIFKIEDSAQVARLWGIRKNRPAMNYDKLSRSIRQYYKKGIIRKPDISQRLVYQFVHPI